From the genome of Acidobacteriota bacterium:
CGCCTCGACGGCCCCGTCGAGGTCGTGCTCGAGTCGGAGGACGCCCTGGCGCGGGCCGCCACCCTGGCGGCGTGGATGCGCGAGGCCGGGAGGCTGCCGGCGGGCCGTTGAGGAACGGCCCGCCAGCCGGAAGAGCGAGCGCGGGAATCAGAAGCCGGCCGTCGTCATCCGCGGGTCGGCGGGTTGCGGCTTGGGAAGCGTCTTTCGCGGGAGCTTCTCGTCGCGCATCGCGGCGTGATAGGCGAACGAGGCGACGATGACCGCGTTCTTCATGAGGTCCTCGGGCACGAGCCGCTCGTAGACGTCCAGGTTCGTGTGATGNNNNNNNNNNNNNNNNNNNNNNNNNNNNNNNNNNNNNNNNNNNNNNNNNNNNNNNNNNNNNNNNNNNNNNNNNNNNNNNNNNNNNNNNNNNNNNNNNNNNTCTTCATGAGGTCCTCGGGCACGAGCCGCTCGTAGACGTCCAGGTTCGTGTGATGGGTCCGCGTGGAGTACTCCATGGGATCCTGCACGAACTGAAAGCCGGGCAGCCCGACCGCGTCGAACGCGAGATGGTCGGTGCCGCTGGTGTTCCTGATGGTCAGCGTCGTCATGCCGAGGCTCTGGAACGGCTTCATCCACGCCTCGAAGATCGGGGCCGCCGCCTCGTTCCCCTGCAGGTAGATGCCGCGGAACTGCCCGCCACCGTTGTCCATGTTGAAGTAGGCCGCGAACTTCCCGTGTTCCGGCTTGAGCGCCATCGTCTCGCGATCCGCGAGATGGTCCTTGACATAGGCGCGCGAGCCGAGCAGGCCCTGCTCCTCGCCCGTCCAGAGCGCGATGCGGATGGTGCGGCGCGGCTGCAGGCCGGTGGCCTTGAGAATCCGCATCACCTCCATCATCACGGCGCTGCTCGCGCCGTTGTCGGTGGCGCCGGTGCCGGTGTGCCAGCTGTCGAAGTGCGCGCCGATGAGGACGATCTCGTCCTTCTTGTCGGTACCCGGGATCTCGCCGACGATGTTGAAGCTGTTGAGATCCTTGTCGTGGAAGGTGTTCTTCACGTTCACCTCGAGGGTGACCGGGATCTTCTTGTCGAGCAGGCGCACGATGCGGTTGTAGTGTTCTGCCGCCGCGACGAGCACGGGGAACCCGGCAGGATCGTTCGGCTGACGGCCACCTTCTCCAGCGCCGGCGCCGCCGACGAGCACCGAACCGCTGTCGCCCCGCGAGCCGGGCGAAGGTTCGATGAGGCCCGCAATGCCCTCCGAGGCCAGGAACGCCGCCATCTTCCGGCGCTGCTCCATCTGCTGCCGGAAGTTCGCCATCGGACCGCCGGCCCGCCGACGGAACGGGTCGGGCCCGACCGGCTGTGCCTTCATCTCGGTCAGCTCGGCGTCGGTGTAGCGCTTCCCGGGCGCCTCGAAGAGCGGCTTGACCTCGCGCAGGCCGGCCACCGCCACGAACTTGCCCTTGAGCTGGCCCTTGAGCTTGTCGATGTCGGCCTCGCTCTCGAGCGTGACCTTCACGACCTCGGCCGTGACGGGCCCGTTGGTGCCAGGACTCCAGGCCTTCGGGAAGGCCAGCACCGCCCATGGCGTCGGCGTCTTCACGTGGACGCTCAGGTAGTCGTTCGTCCAGCCGCGGCCGAAGGGGCCCCACGTTTCGAGCTTCACGTTCTCGAGCCCGAGCGCCTGGAGTTCCTTGACGGTGTAGTCGGCGGCGGCGCGGGCGAGGGGCGAACCCGTCAGGCGCGGGCCGTGCACGTCGGTGAGCCAGCTCGCGTACTCCATGACGCGCGAGCGCTGGAACCCCTCCTCCTTGATCTTGTAGACGGCGTCGAGATCGACCCTTTCCTGGACCTGCGCCGCGAGGGGCAGCGAGAGGGCAAGGGCCGTCGCGGCTGCCAGGGCGAACCGGATCGGGTTGTGGCGGATGAAGCCGTTCATGGGCAGTGTTCCTCCGGGGGACCAACGGGCGCCGGGTCAGGATCCGGCGCGAGGACGCAAGGACCGAGACTGTACACCGACAGGCCCGCTTCTTGCTACGTGGTGGCTGTAAGCTCTTGTCCCGCCTGAGGTTGGACGGGTTTTGAGCAGGGGGTCACGTTTTGGTAAACTCCGGCCCGATGTTTCGGATGTGCGCCTGCCTCACACTGGCGGTCCTGGCGGCGGGCTGTGCCCGCCAGGCCGAGGCCCCCCGCGAATCGACCCGAGCCGACATCCTGTTGCCGCGCGATGCCCAGGTCTTCGAAGCCCGGGTCCCGCACCGCGCGACCCTGGCCAGCCTGCTGAAGGCCCACGAGGTGAGCGAGCACCTGGCCGCCCAGGTCGTCGACGCCGCGGCCGGCGCCTTCGACCTTCGCCGGATTCGCGCCGAGCAGCCGTACCGGCTCGTCGTGTCGATGGACGGCCTGGTCAGGGAATTCGTTTACAAGATCGACGCCGACCGCTTCCTCCGCATCGTGCCGGACGGGAAGGAGACGTCGGGTGGCTTCGACGTCGAAGTGGTCCCCTATCGCAAGGAGCGGTCGGTCGTGTCGGTCGCCGGTGCCATCGATCGCGATCACCCGTCGCTCGTTGCGGCCCTGGCCGAGCGCGGCGAGAGCGTGCAGCTGGCCATGTCGCTGGCCGATGTCTTCGCGGGCGACATCGACTTCACGAACGACCTGCAGCCGGGCGACCGCTTCGAGGCGGTATTCGAGAAGCTCGTGAGCGAGGGAGAGTTCGCGGGGTACGGCCAGGTGCTGGCCGCGACCTTCGAGAACGACGGCCGCACGCTGCGGGCCTATCGATTCGAGGTGCCGGGCCAACCCGCAGGCTACTACGATGCCGAGGGCCGGTCGCTCAAGCGGTTCTTCCTGCGATCGCCGCTGAAGTTCGAGCCGCGCATCAGCTCGGGCTTTTCGTACCGCCGGAAGCACCCGGTGCTCGGCCGGTGGAGGGCGCACCCCGCGATCGACTACGTCGCGCCCGTCGGGGCGCCGGTGATCGCGGTGGCGGCCGGCACCGTCGTGCGCGCGGGCCGGGCCGGTGGCGCTGGCATCATGGTGACGCTTCGGCACAACAACGGGTACGAGAGCAACTACCTGCACCTGTCGGCCATCGCACGCGGCGTGAGGCCCGGTGTACGCGTGGCGCAGGGCGAGGTCATCGGTCGCGTGGGCGCGACAGGGCTGGCCACCGGACCGCATCTCGATTACCGCCTGAAGCGCAATGGCGTCTGGGTGAACCCGCTGGTCGAGCACAAGAAGCTGCCGCCTGGCGAGCCGGTTCCCGCAGCGGCGCGTGCGGCGTTCGACGCGGCGCGCCTCCGGGCCGATGCGCTGTTCACGGGTGCGTCCGCCGCGTCGCCGGCGCTCGCCGCCGAGCTCCCACAGGACCAGCCGGTCCAGCCGTAGGGTCGACGTGGGCCGGACCACCGGACGGCCCCACGCCGGGGCCCGGCCTCCCTCAGAATCGACTCGAGTGAGTTTCCGGGCTTAGAATCCCGCCTATGGCCCTGATACGCGCCTTTCGCGCCCTCCGTCCCAAACCTGAACACGCGGCCGAGATCGCGGCCGTCCCCTACGACGTCGTGAACGCCGCAGAAGCCCGCGCGCTGGCGGCCGGCCGGCCGCGGAGCTTTCTGCACGTGTCGCGAGCGGAGATCGATCTCGCTCCCGACGTCGATCCCTACAGCGATGCGGTGTACGCACGGGCGGCCGACAACCTCCGCGCACTCGCGTCGAGCGCCATGGTCGTGGAAGCCGAGCCCTCGCTGTACCTCTACCGCCTTCGGATGGGGGATCACGAGCAGACGGGACTGGCCGGCTGCTTCTCGGTCGACGAGTACACCCGCGACCTGGTGAAGAAGCACGAGAAGACGCGGCGCGACAAGGAGGACGACCGGACGAGGCACATCATCGAGCTGCGCGCGCAGACGGGCCCGGTGTTCCTCACCTATCGTCACCAGGACGCCATCGACGCCGTCGCGCAGCGCGTCAAGAGCGACTCGCCGCTCTACGATTTCGTCGCCGAGGACGGCGTGGCGCATACCGTGTGGCGCGCCGACGCCGACGCCACCACGGCGCTGGTGGACGCCTTCGGCGCGCTGCCGGCGGTCTACATCGCCGACGGCCATCACCGGGCGGCCAGTGCCGCGCGCGCCCACGCCCGCTTCACCGAGGCGGGCGACACAGCGCGTGACGCCGAGCACGGCTGGTTCCTCGCCGTGGCGTTTCCCGACGATCAGACGCAGATTCTCGCCTACAACCGGCTCGTGAAGGACCTGCACGGCCGCACGCCCGGCGCGTTGCTCGACGAGGTCGGCGCGCGTGTGCCGCTGCGCGAGGGGAAGGCCGTGCCCGACGGACCCGGGCTCTGCTCGATGTACCTCGCCGGGAAGTGGTACGAGCTGGAGCTTGGCGCCGCCGCCGAGGGCCGGTCCGACGATCCGACGCGATCGCTCGACGTCTCGATCGTGCAGGAGGAGCTGCTCGCGCCGCTGCTCGGCATCGTGGACCCGCGCACCGACAAGCGGATAGACTTCGTGGGCGGCATCCGCGGCACCGCCGTGCTCGAGCGCGCGGTGAACGCCGGGCAGGCCGCGGTGGCGTTCTCGTTCCACCCGGTGACCGTCGAGCAGCTGATGGCGATCGCCGATGCGGGCGCGATCATGCCGCCCAAGTCCACCTGGTTCGAGCCGAAGCTTCGCGACGGGCTGCTGACGCACACCATCTGAGTCGCCGCGCCCTCGCTGACGGGCCCCGGCACGCCGCCGGGGCCGTCCCGTCCAGACCCCGAGCCCCCTCAGGCAGGAATCCCATGAAGGTCCTCATCGCCGACAAGTTCGAGCAGAGTGGCATCGACGCGCTCGTCGCGGCCGGATGCGAGGTCATCTCCCAGCCCGATCTGAAGGACGACGCGCTCGTGAAGGCGCTGGGCGATACCGGCGCCGACGTGCTGGTCGTGCGGTCGACGAAGGTGACCGAGCCGATGCTCGATGCGGGACGGCTGGCGCTCATCGTGCGCGCCGGCGCCGGCTACAACACCATC
Proteins encoded in this window:
- a CDS encoding M20/M25/M40 family metallo-hydrolase, with translation MNGFIRHNPIRFALAAATALALSLPLAAQVQERVDLDAVYKIKEEGFQRSRVMEYASWLTDVHGPRLTGSPLARAAADYTVKELQALGLENVKLETWGPFGRGWTNDYLSVHVKTPTPWAVLAFPKAWSPGTNGPVTAEVVKVTLESEADIDKLKGQLKGKFVAVAGLREVKPLFEAPGKRYTDAELTEMKAQPVGPDPFRRRAGGPMANFRQQMEQRRKMAAFLASEGIAGLIEPSPGSRGDSGSVLVGGAGAGEGGRQPNDPAGFPVLVAAAEHYNRIVRLLDKKIPVTLEVNVKNTFHDKDLNSFNIVGEIPGTDKKDEIVLIGAHFDSWHTGTGATDNGASSAVMMEVMRILKATGLQPRRTIRIALWTGEEQGLLGSRAYVKDHLADRETMALKPEHGKFAAYFNMDNGGGQFRGIYLQGNEAAAPIFEAWMKPFQSLGMTTLTIRNTSGTDHLAFDAVGLPGFQFVQDPMEYSTRTHHTNLDVYERLVPEDLMK
- a CDS encoding DUF1015 family protein, with the protein product MALIRAFRALRPKPEHAAEIAAVPYDVVNAAEARALAAGRPRSFLHVSRAEIDLAPDVDPYSDAVYARAADNLRALASSAMVVEAEPSLYLYRLRMGDHEQTGLAGCFSVDEYTRDLVKKHEKTRRDKEDDRTRHIIELRAQTGPVFLTYRHQDAIDAVAQRVKSDSPLYDFVAEDGVAHTVWRADADATTALVDAFGALPAVYIADGHHRAASAARAHARFTEAGDTARDAEHGWFLAVAFPDDQTQILAYNRLVKDLHGRTPGALLDEVGARVPLREGKAVPDGPGLCSMYLAGKWYELELGAAAEGRSDDPTRSLDVSIVQEELLAPLLGIVDPRTDKRIDFVGGIRGTAVLERAVNAGQAAVAFSFHPVTVEQLMAIADAGAIMPPKSTWFEPKLRDGLLTHTI
- a CDS encoding M23 family metallopeptidase translates to MCACLTLAVLAAGCARQAEAPRESTRADILLPRDAQVFEARVPHRATLASLLKAHEVSEHLAAQVVDAAAGAFDLRRIRAEQPYRLVVSMDGLVREFVYKIDADRFLRIVPDGKETSGGFDVEVVPYRKERSVVSVAGAIDRDHPSLVAALAERGESVQLAMSLADVFAGDIDFTNDLQPGDRFEAVFEKLVSEGEFAGYGQVLAATFENDGRTLRAYRFEVPGQPAGYYDAEGRSLKRFFLRSPLKFEPRISSGFSYRRKHPVLGRWRAHPAIDYVAPVGAPVIAVAAGTVVRAGRAGGAGIMVTLRHNNGYESNYLHLSAIARGVRPGVRVAQGEVIGRVGATGLATGPHLDYRLKRNGVWVNPLVEHKKLPPGEPVPAAARAAFDAARLRADALFTGASAASPALAAELPQDQPVQP